One part of the Glycine soja cultivar W05 chromosome 11, ASM419377v2, whole genome shotgun sequence genome encodes these proteins:
- the LOC114376192 gene encoding splicing factor 3B subunit 1-like encodes MASVDPEIAKTQEERKRMEQQLASLTSVTFDTDLYGGSDKGSYLTSIPANEDDENLDAMDNEVARKLASYTAPKSLLKDMPSAPDSDNDIGFRKPQRIIDREDDYRRRRLNQIISPERHDPFAAGEKTPDPSVRTYADIMREEALKREKEETLKAIAKKKKEEEEAAKDAPQQQQQKRRNRWDQSQDDGGAAAAAAAKKAKTSDWDMPDTTPGRWDATPTPGRVTDATPGRRNRWDETPTPGRVADSDATPAGGATPGATPAGMTWDATPKLSGMATPTPKRQRSRWDETPATMGSATPLPGATPAAAYTPGVTPVGGIELATPTPGALQGSITPEQYNLLRWERDIEERNRPLTDEELDAMFPQEGYKVLDPPASYVPIRTPARKLLATPTPLGTPLYQIPEENRGQQFDVPKEAPGGLPFMKPEDYQYFGALLNEENEEELSPDEQKERKIMKLLLKVKNGTPPQRKTALRQLTDKAREFGAGPLFNRILPLLMQPTLEDQERHLLVKVIDRVLYKLDELVRPFVHKILVVIEPLLIDEDYYARVEGREIISNLSKAAGLATMIAAMRPDIDNIDEYVRNTTARAFSVVASALGIPALLPFLKAVCQSKKSWQARHTGIKIVQQIAILIGCAVLPHLRSLVEIIEHGLNDENQKVRTISALSLAALAEAAAPYGIESFDSVLKPLWKGIRQHRGKVLAAFLKAIGFIIPLMEALYASYYTKEVMLILIREFQSPDEEMKKIVLKVVKQCVSTEGVEAEYIRNDILPEFFKNFWVRRMALDRRNYKQLVETTVEIANKVGVADIVGRIVEDLKDESEPYRRMVMETIEKVVTNLGASDIDARLEELLIDGILYAFQEQTSDDANVMLNGFGAVVNSLGQRVKPYLPQICGTIKWRLNNKSAKVRQQAADLISRIAVVMKQCHEEQLMGHLGVVLYEYLGEEYPEVLGSILGALKSIVNVIGMTKMTPPIKDLLPRLTPILKNRHEKVQENCIDLVGRIADRGAEFVPAREWMRICFELLEMLKAHKKGIRRATVNTFGYIAKAIGPQDVLATLLNNLKVQERQNRVCTTVAIAIVAETCSPFTVLPALMNEYRVPELNVQNGVLKSLSFLFEYIGEMGKDYIYAVTPLLEDALMDRDLVHRQTAASAVKHMALGVAGLGCEDALVHLLNYVWPNIFETSPHVINAVMEAIEGMRVALGAAVVLNYCLQGLFHPARKVREVYWKIYNSLYIGAQDALVASYPALEDEQNNVYSRPELMMFI; translated from the exons ATGGCTTCGGTGGACCCCGAGATCGCGAAGACGCAGGAAGAGCGGAAGCGAATGGAGCAGCAACTGGCGTCGCTCACCTCCGTCACGTTTGACACCGATCTCTACGGCGGAAGCGACAAGGGCTCCTACCTCACTTCAATCCCCGCTAACGAAGATGACGAGAATCTCGATGCCATGGACAATGAGGTTGCGCGCAAGCTCGCATCCTACACCGCCCCCAAGTCCCTCCTCAAGGATATGCCCTCCGCCCCTGATTCCGATAACGATATCGGCTTCCGTAAGCCGCAGCGCATCATCGACCGCGAGGACGACTACCGCCGCCGCCGCCTCAATCAGATCATCTCGCCGGAGCGCCACGACCCCTTCGCCGCCGGCGAGAAGACCCCGGACCCCTCTGTTAGGACCTACGCCGATATCATGCGCGAGGAGGCgctcaagagggagaaggaggaGACTCTGAAAGCCATCgctaagaagaagaaggaggaagAGGAAGCAGCGAAGGATGCTCCGCAGCAACAGCAGCAGAAGAGGAGGAACCGCTGGGACCAGTCTCAGGATGACGGTGGTGccgcggcggcggcggcggcgaagAAGGCCAAAACCTCTGATTGGGACATGCCGGACACCACTCCGGGGCGGTGGGATGCCACCCCGACGCCGGGGAGGGTTACCGATGCGACACCGGGGAGGAGGAACCGGTGGGATGAAACTCCCACTCCTGGTAGAGTTGCGGATTCTGATGCAACACCTGCAG GTGGTGCTACACCGGGTGCTACACCTGCTGGTATGACTTGGGATGCTACTCCTAAGCTTTCTGGGATGGCTACTCCAACTCCCAAGAGGCAAAGGTCGAGGTGGGATGAGACTCCCGCTACTATGGGAAGTGCTACTCCGTTGCCAGGTGCTACTCCTGCTGCTGCTTATACTCCCGGTGTTACTCCTGTTGGTGGAATTGAACTTGCTACTCCAACCCCTGGGGCTTTACAAGGCTCCATTACTCCGGAACAATACAATTTGTTGAGGTGGGAGAGGGATATTGAAGAGAGGAATCGCCCCTTGACTGATGAGGAGCTTGATGCTATGTTTCCTCAAGAGGGGTATAAGGTTTTGGATCCCCCCGCATCCTATGTGCCCATTAGGACTCCAGCGAGGAAGCTTCTTGCCACTCCTACGCCTTTGGGGACTCCTCTTTATCAAATTCCTGAGGAGAATCGCGGGCAGCAGTTTGATGTTCCCAAGGAAGCACCCGGTGGGTTGCCGTTTATGAAGCCAGAGGATTACCAGTACTTTGGGGCACTGTTGAATGAGGAGAATGAAGAGGAGTTGTCTCCAGATGAGCAGAAGGAAAGGAAGATTATGAAGCTTCTGCTTAAAGTGAAGAATGGGACGCCACCGCAGAGGAAGACTGCATTGAGGCAGCTTACGGATAAGGCTCGCGAGTTTGGTGCTGGGCCGTTGTTTAACCGGATTTTGCCATTGCTCATGCAGCCTACCCTGGAGGATCAAGAGAGGCATCTTTTGGTTAAGGTAATTGACAGGGTTTTGTATAAGTTAGACGAATTGGTTCGGCCTTTTGTGCATAAGATTCTTGTTGTTATTGAACCCTTGTTGATTGATGAAGACTACTATGCGCGTGTGGAGGGCAGAGAAATAATATCTAATCTTAGTAAAGCTGCTGGGCTGGCTACTATGATTGCTGCTATGCGACCTGATAttgataacattgatgaatATGTTAGGAACACTACTGCTAGGGCCTTTAGTGTTGTTGCTTCTGCACTTGGTATTCCTGCACTGTTGCCATTCTTGAAGGCTGTGTGTCAGAGTAAGAAATCATGGCAAGCTAGGCACACAGGGATTAAGATCGTGCAGCAGATCGCCATTTTAATTGGTTGTGCGGTGTTGCCACATCTGAGATCTCTTGTGGAAATTATAGAGCATGGTCTGAATGATGAGAATCAGAAGGTGAGAACGATCTCTGCATTGTCTCTTGCTGCTCTTGCTGAGGCTGCTGCTCCTTATGGTATTGAAAGCTTTGACTCTGTTTTGAAGCCACTGTGGAAGGGTATTAGGCAACACCGTGGGAAGGTGTTGGCTGCATTTCTGAAGGCAATTGGGTTTATTATTCCGTTGATGGAAGCCCTGTATGCCAGTTACTATACTAAGGAAGTCATGCTCATTCTGATTCGTGAATTCCAGTCACCTGatgaagaaatgaagaaaattgtTCTGAAAGTGGTGAAGCAGTGTGTGAGCACTGAGGGTGTGGAAGCTGAATATATTAGAAATGATATCCTACCTGAGTTTTTCAAGAATTTCTGGGTTAGGAGGATGGCTCTAGATAGAAGAAACTATAAGCAACTTGTGGAGACTACTGTAGAGATAGCAAACAAAGTTGGTGTTGCAGATATTGTTGGTAGAATTGTTGAGGATCTTAAAGATGAGAGTGAACCTTATAGGCGTATGGTTATGGAGACTATTGAGAAGGTGGTTACTAACCTGGGGGCATCTGATATTGATGCACGGCTGGAAGAGCTTCTGATTGATGGTATTCTTTATGCCTTCCAAGAGCAGACCAGTGACGATGCTAATGTGATGCTTAATGGGTTTGGTGCAGTCGTAAACTCACTTGGGCAGAGAGTGAAGCCATATCTTCCTCAGATTTGTGGTACTATAAAGTGGCGATTGAACAACAAGAGTGCAAAGGTGAGACAGCAAGCGGCAGATCTCATTTCAAGGATTGCTGTTGTCATGAAGCAGTGCCATGAGGAACAATTGATGGGTCATCTTGGTGTTGTCTTGTATGAGTATTTGGGAGAAGAGTATCCTGAAGTTTTAGGATCAATTTTGGGAGCTCTCAAGTCAATTGTCAATGTTATCGGTATGACAAAGATGACTCCACCTATTAAGGATTTACTTCCCAGGTTGACTCCGATTTTGAAGAATAGGCACGAGAAAGTCCAGGAGAATTGTATTGACCTTGTTGGTAGGATTGCTGACCGTGGAGCTGAGTTTGTACCAGCAAGAGAGTGGATGAGGATTTGTTTTGAGTTGCTTGAGATGCTCAAAGCACACAAGAAGGGAATCCGTAGAGCTACAGTGAACACTTTTGGATATATTGCAAAAGCCATTGGACCACAAGATGTCTTGGCAACCCTATTGAATAATCTCAAGGTGCAGGAGAGGCAGAACCGTGTTTGCACAACCGTAGCCATTGCAATTGTTGCAGAAACATGTTCACCCTTCACAGTTTTACCAGCATTGATGAACGAGTATCGCGTGCCGGAGCTTAATGTGCAAAATGGTGTGCTCAAGTCCCTCTCTTTCCTATTTGAGTACATTGGTGAAATGGGAAAGGATTACATCTATGCTGTGACTCCTTTGCTTGAAGATGCACTCATGGACAGGGATTTGGTTCACAGGCAGACAGCTGCTTCTGCTGTGAAGCATATGGCTCTGGGAGTGGCTGGTTTAGGTTGTGAGGATGCACTGGTTCATTTGCTGAATTATGTCTGGCCAAACATTTTTGAAACTTCTCCTCATGTGATTAATGCTGTGATGGAAGCAATTGAAGGGATGAGGGTAGCGTTGGGAGCAGCTGTTGTACTGAATTATTGTCTACAAGGACTCTTCCACCCTGCACGAAAAGTTAGGGAGGTATATTGGAAGATCTACAACTCTCTCTATATTGGAGCCCAGGATGCTCTTGTAGCATCGTACCCTGCCTTGGAGGATGAGCAGAACAATGTTTACAGCAGGCCAGAGTTAATGATGTTCATCTAG
- the LOC114375417 gene encoding abscisic acid receptor PYL12-like, giving the protein MLCKQDLETPTIKAMLNTYHASKLSSNQCGSSLVQTIDAPLPLVWSLIRRFEYPQGYKLFVKKCNLLDGDGGIGSVREVMITSGLPAGVSVERLDKLDDDKHVLKFSIIGGDHRLVNYSSTITLHEEEEEYGGKTVAIESYAVDVPAGSSGDDTCSFANTIIACNLRSLAKITEEKVCKVNQIKL; this is encoded by the coding sequence ATGCTTTGCAAGCAAGATTTAGAGACTCCAACAATAAAAGCCATGCTTAACACCTACCATGCCTCCAAACTCTCATCAAACCAGTGTGGTTCTAGCCTTGTGCAAACAATAGATGCACCTTTACCTCTCGTATGGTCCCTCATAAGGCGCTTTGAGTATCCACAAGGGTACAagctctttgtgaagaagtgcAACCTTCTTGATGGGGATGGTGGCATTGGAAGCGTGCGTGAGGTCATGATCACATCTGGGTTACCCGCTGGTGTTAGTGTGGAGAGGTTGGACAAGCTCGATGATGACAAGCATGTCTTGAAGTTTAGCATCATTGGTGGTGATCACAGGCTTGTCAATTATAGTTCAACGATTACTTTGCATGAGGAGGAAGAGGAATACGGTGGGAAGACGGTGGCGATAGAGTCGTACGCGGTGGATGTCCCGGCGGGGAGTAGCGGCGACGATACGTGCTCTTTTGCTAATACTATCATAGCTTGCAACCTTAGGTCCTTGGCTAAGATCACAGAAGAAAAGGTTTGTAAGGTTAATCAAATTAAGCTTTAA